The Candidatus Hydrogenedentota bacterium genome includes a region encoding these proteins:
- a CDS encoding ERF family protein — MNVYQAINAVQKALTKTGIAKDRTAQQGANFKFRGIDDVYNALAPLLAANGLCILPRMLSRKCDERQSTAGKALFYVTVEAEFDFVSAEDGSKHVVKTFGEAMDSGDKATNKAMSAAYKYACLQAFSIPTEGDNDADATAHEVVHAMPESVIVDFKQAMFDAKDVESLRAEFAKAWAAANAIGDTAARGALKEYYDARKEELVSAA; from the coding sequence ATGAACGTTTATCAGGCAATCAATGCGGTGCAAAAGGCACTGACGAAAACAGGGATAGCGAAAGACCGGACGGCGCAACAGGGGGCGAATTTCAAGTTCCGCGGAATCGACGACGTATATAACGCACTGGCACCGCTGCTGGCAGCGAACGGGCTTTGCATACTGCCGCGCATGCTGTCGCGTAAGTGCGACGAGCGCCAGAGCACTGCAGGCAAGGCGCTTTTCTATGTCACCGTCGAGGCGGAATTCGATTTCGTGAGCGCAGAAGACGGAAGCAAGCACGTCGTCAAGACGTTCGGCGAGGCCATGGACAGCGGCGACAAAGCCACGAACAAGGCCATGTCGGCAGCGTACAAATATGCATGTTTGCAAGCGTTTTCGATTCCAACGGAAGGCGATAACGATGCTGACGCAACAGCGCACGAGGTTGTACACGCCATGCCGGAAAGCGTCATTGTCGATTTCAAGCAGGCGATGTTCGACGCCAAGGATGTCGAGTCATTGCGCGCCGAGTTCGCCAAGGCGTGGGCCGCCGCAAACGCTATCGGCGACACTGCCGCACGGGGCGCCTTGAAGGAATACTACGACGCGCGCAAAGAAGAATTGGTGTCCGCAGCATGA